A single region of the Myripristis murdjan chromosome 3, fMyrMur1.1, whole genome shotgun sequence genome encodes:
- the hypk gene encoding huntingtin-interacting protein K has product MAAEGDVDLDLEAEENCTGKPVEKPRKHDSGAADLERVTDYAEEKEISSSDLETAMSVIGDRRSREQKAKQEREKELAKVTIKKEDVELIMSEMEISRGVAERSLREHMGNVVEALVALTN; this is encoded by the exons ATGGCGGCGGAGGGAGACGTCGATTTGGACCTGGAAGCCGAGGAAAATTGCACTGGGAAGCCGGTGGAAAAGCCTCGGAAACATGATAGCGGAGCCGCGGATCTGGAGAGAGTCACGGACTATGCGGAGGAGAAGGAAATCTCCAGTTCCGACCTGGAAACG gcCATGTCAGTGATTGGAGACAGGAGATCGCGAGAACAGAAAGCCAAACAAGAGAG AGAAAAAGAGCTGGCCAAAGTCACCATCAAGAAAGAGGACGTAGAACTAATC ATGTCCGAGATGGAGATCTCGCGGGGCGTGGCCGAGCGCAGCCTGAGGGAGCACATGGGCAACGTGGTGGAGGCTCTGGTGGCTCTGACCAACTGA
- the vps33b gene encoding vacuolar protein sorting-associated protein 33B: MAHSARRDSPELPDFSVLKRLARDQLIYLLEQLPGKKDLFIEADLMSPLDRIANVSTLKQHEVDKLYKVEYKPVVSTSDQLCFLIRPRIQTVKWVCDVVNADKAAGKFKRYKIIFTPQKFYACETVLEEQGIFGDVSTDEWAFYLLPLDEDIINLELPEFFRDNFLEGDQRWVRTGGSALHLFHSIYGPFSKVYGIGRCSKMVYESWREQVKEGEQKARQAEVGTVFLIDRDVDFVTPLCSQVVYEGLVDDIFRIKCGCVEFGPDVTSSDKSIKVMLNSQDKVFNEIRNEHFSNVFGFLSQKARNLQTAYDKRRGMDIKQMKTFVSEELKGLKQEHRLLSLHIGASESMMKKKTKQDFQELLKTEHSLLEGFEIRECISFIEEHINRQVSMIESLRLLCLLSLTENGLLPKDYRSLKAQYLQSYGVDHLLTFANLKQLGLLVEQQPGETLTVMESKMGKLVNDKTAGKLTDAFSSLAKKSNFRALSRRLSLVPKSDEEYDLRVPRDMAYIFSGAYIPLSCKLIEQVLERDGWTGLEEVTRLLNGHEFAVTGSNGADLRPQSDAQRIILVMFLGGCTFSEISALRFLGRERGYKFIVLTTAITNSARLIEAMLDNHV; this comes from the exons ATGGCTCACAGCGCCAGGAGAGACTCACCGGAGCTGCCAGACTTCTCTGTGCTCAAGAGGCTGGCCAGGGACCAGCTCATCTACCTGCTGGAACag ctGCCGGGGAAGAAGGACCTCTTCATTGAGGCAGACTTGATGAGCCCTTTGGATCGAATTGCTAATGTCTCAACATTAAAG CAACATGAGGTCGACAAACTCTACAAAGTGGAGTACAAACCTGTTGTCAGCACTTCAGATCA GCTCTGCTTCCTGATCCGTCCAAGAATCCAGACTGTTAAGTGGGTCTGTG ATGTGGTCAATGCAGACAAAGCAGCTGGGAAATTTAAACGATACAAGATCATATTTACTCCTCAGAAG TTTTACGCCTGTGAGACGGTGTTGGAGGAACAGGGAATCTTTGGTG ATGTGAGCACTGATGAATGGGCCTTCTATCTCCTTCCTCTGGATGAAGACATCATCAATCTGGAGCTCCCAGAATTCTTTCGGGATAACTTTCTG GAGGGAGACCAGCGGTGGGTGAGGACTGGCGGCAGCGCCCTGCATCTCTTCCACTCCATCTACGGTCCCTTCTCTAAAGTCTACGGGATTGGACGATGTTCCAAG ATGGTGTATGAATCGTGGAGGGAGCAGGTCAAGGAGGGAGAGCAAAAAGCTCGTCAGGCTGAAGTCGGAACTGTTTTCCTCATTGACAGAG ATGTGGACTTTGTTACTCCTCTGTGCTCACAAGTGGTATATGAAGGGCTAGTGGATGACATATTCAGAATCAAATGTG GATGTGTGGAGTTTGGACCTGATGTGACCTCCTCTGACAAAAGTATAAAAGTGATGTTGAACTCTCAAGATAAG GTATTCAATGAAATAAGAAACGAGCATTTCTCCAATGTCTTTGGCTTCCTTAGTCAGAAAGCCAGGAATCTCCAGACGGCATATGAT AAACGTCGTGGGATGGACATAAAACAGATGAAGACTTTTGTGTCAGAGGAACTAAAAGGGTTAAAACAAGAACATCGGCTGCTGAGTTTAC ATATTGGTGCTAGTGAATCaatgatgaagaagaaaacaaagcaggaCTTCCAGGAGCTGCTGAAGACAGAGCATT CCTTACTTGAAGGGTTTGAAATCCGTGAATGCATTTCCTTCATAGAGGAACACATCAACAGACAG GTCTCCATGATAGAAAGTCTGAGGCTCCTTTGTCTTCTGTCTCTCACGGAGAACG GGCTCCTGCCAAAAGATTATCGATCATTAAAAGCACAATATCTACAG AGCTATGGAGTGGACCACCTTCTCACGTTTGCCAACCTGAAGCAGTTGGGACTGCTGGTGGAGCAGCAGCCAGGGGAGACTCTCACTGTCATGGAGAGCAAAATGGGCAAACTGGTCAATGACAAAACTGCAG GAAAGCTGACTGATGCCTTCTCCTCTTTGGCAAAGAAGAGCAATTTCAGAGCCTTGAGCCGAAGACTCAGTCTA GTGCCTAAGTCAGATGAAGAATATGACCTGCGTGTTCCTCGAGACATGGCTTACATCTTCAGCGGTGCCTATATTCCTCTTAGCTGCAAACTCATTGAGCAG GTGTTGGAGCGAGACGGCTGGACAGGCCTGGAAGAAGTCACCAGGTTGCTCAACGGGCATGAATTTGCTGTCACAG GCAGCAATGGAGCTGATTTAAGACCACAGAGTGATGCTCAACGCATCATCCTGGTCATGTTCCTCGGTGGCTGCACCTTCTCTGAGATTTCAGCCTTACGTTTcctgggcagagagagag gtTACAAATTCATAGTGCTAACAACTGCGATTACAAACAGTGCAAGACTCATAGAGGCCATGCTGGACAACCATGTATGA
- the hddc3 gene encoding guanosine-3',5'-bis(diphosphate) 3'-pyrophosphohydrolase MESH1 codes for MNSEAVILLETVNFAAEKHRNQRRKDPEETPYINHPIGVARILSHEGAVTDIEVLQAALLHDTVEDTDCSIAELEAKFGVTVARIVQEVTDDKTLPKQERKRLQVEHAPHRSHQAKLVKLADKLYNLRDLNRCTPRGWAAERVQEYFVWASQVVRGLRGTNAALEEKLDELFKQRGVEL; via the exons ATGAATTCAGAAGCGGTAATACTGTTAGAGACGGTTAACTTTGCGGCAGAAAAACACCGAAATCAGCGGCGGAAAGACCCCGAGGAGACGCCGTACATCAACCATCCGATAG gAGTGGCGAGGATCCTGAGCCATGAGGGGGCCGTCACAGACATCGAGGTGCTGCAG GCCGCTTTGCTGCACGACACAGTGGAGGACACAGACTGCAGCATCGCCGAGCTGGAGGCAAAGTTCGGAGTGACGGTGGCGCGGATCGTCCAGGAGGTGACGGACGACAAAACGCTCCCCAAGCAGGAGAGGAAGCGTCTCCAGGTGGAGCACGCACCTCACCGGAGCCACCAGGCCAAACTGGTCAAACTGGCTGACAAGCTTTACAACCTGAGGGACCTCAATCGCTGCACGCCCAGAG gctgggCAGCGGAGCGGGTCCAGGAGTATTTTGTGTGGGCGTCCCAGGTGGTGAGAGGCCTGAGGGGCACCAACGCAGCGCTGGAGGAGAAACTGGATGAGCTCTTCAAGCAGAGGGGTGTGGAGCTCTGA
- the mfap1 gene encoding microfibrillar-associated protein 1, which produces MSGREALNMKLPPIQSTAGAVPIRNEKGEISMEKVKVKRYVSGKRPDYAPMESSDEEEEDFQFVKKGKDVEPELELEEEEISDPRLKRLLNRVSEDVEERLARHRQIAEPELIAESSEDSDEGTWHPEREESSEDEEEEEEEVDDEEIERRRAMMRQRAQERKNEEMEIMEVEEEGKSGEESESESEYEEYTDSEDEAEPRLKPVFIRKKDRVTVAEREAEEQRQKELEAEAKRQAEERRRYTLKIVEEEAKKEFEENRRTLAALEALDTDGENEEEEYEAWKVRELKRIKRDREAREAIEKEKAEIDRFHSMTEEERRAELRNNGKVITNKASKGKYKFLQKYYHRGAFFMDEEQEVFKRDFSAPTLEDHFNKTILPKVMQVKNFGRSGRTKYTHLVDQDTTSFDSAWAQESAQNSKFFKQKAAGVRDVFDRPTLKKRKT; this is translated from the exons ATGTCTGGACGTGAGGCCCTCAACATGAAGCTGCCGCCGATCCAGTCCACGGCCGGAGCCGTGCCGATCAGGAACGAGAAAG GTGAGATCTCTATggagaaggtgaaggtgaagaggTACGTCTCAGGTAAGCGTCCCGACTATGCTCCAATGGAGTCGtcggatgaggaagaggaggacttCCAGTTTGTGAAGAAGGGAAAGGATGTGGAGccggagctggagctggaggaggaggagatctCAGATCCACGTCTGAAACGTCTGCTCAACCGGGTCTCAGAGGACGTGGAGGAGAG GCTtgccagacacagacagattgCAGAGCCTGAGCTGATTGCGGAGAGCAGTGAAGACTCTGATGAGGGGACCTGGCATCCAGAACGTGAGGAGAGTagtgaggatgaagaggaggaggaggaagaagtggACGATGAG gAAATCGAGAGGCGGCGAGCGATGATGCGCCAGCGAGctcaggaaagaaaaaatgaggagatggagatcatggaggtggaggaggaggggaagtcCGGGGAGGAGTCAGAGTCTGAGTCTGAATATGAGGAGTACACAGACAGCGAGGACGAAGCGGAGCCTCGGCTGAAACCAGTGTTCATTCGCAA GAAGGACAGAGTGACGGTAGCTGAGCGCgaagcagaggagcagaggcagaaagagctGGAGGCTGAGGCCaagaggcaggcagaggagcGGCGGCGCTACACCCTGAAGATcgtggaggaggaggccaagaaGGAGTTTGAGGAGAACAGACGCACACTGGCCGCCCTGGAGGCTCtggacacagacggagagaatgaagaggaggaataTGAAGCCTGGAAAGTCCGTGAGCTCAAGCGCATCAAAAGGGACAGAGAGGCCAGAGAAGC CATCGAGAAGGAGAAGGCTGAGATCGACAGGTTCCACAGTATGACGGAGGAGGAGCGCAGAGCAGAGCTGCGCAACAACGGCAAAGTCATCACCAACAAAGCCTCCAAGGGCAAATACAAGTTCCTGCAGAAGTACTACCACAGAGGAGCCTTCTTTATG gaTGAGGAGCAGGAAGTGTTCAAGAGAGACTTCAGTGCACCTACTTTGGAGGACCATTTCAACAAAACCATCCTACCTAAAGTCATGCAG GTCAAAAACTTTGGTCGCTCTGGACGCACCAAGTACACCCACCTGGTGGACCAGGACACCACGTCGTTCGACTCAGCCTGGGCGCAGGAGAGCGCTCAGAACAGCAAGTTCTTCAAGCAGAAGGCCGCCGGGGTGAGGGACGTGTTCGACCGGCCCAcgctgaagaagaggaagaccTAA